Proteins encoded together in one Ictidomys tridecemlineatus isolate mIctTri1 chromosome 3, mIctTri1.hap1, whole genome shotgun sequence window:
- the Adipoq gene encoding adiponectin: MLLLQALLLLLGLLSHAQDVTTEGPGALLPMPKGACAGWMAGIPGHPGHNGTPGRDGRDGTPGEKGEKGDAGLVGPKGDTGEIGVTGPEGPRGFPGIPGRKGEPGEGAYVYRSAFSVGLETKDTIPNVPIRFTKIFYNQQNHYDGTTGKFHCNIPGLYYFSYHITVYMKDVKVSLFKKDKATLFTYDQYQDKNVDQASGSVLLHLEVGDQVWLQVYGDGEHNGVYADNVNDSTFTGFLLYHDTN; the protein is encoded by the exons ATGCTGTTGCTGCAAGCCCTTCTACTGCTATTAGGCCTGCTTAGTCATGCCCAGGATGTTACTACTGAAGGGCCAGGAGCCCTGCTTCCCATGCCCAAGGGGGCCTGTGCAGGTTGGATGGCAGGCATCCCAGGGCATCCTGGTCATAATGGAACCCCAGGCCGTGATGGAAGAGATGGCACCCCTGGTGAGAAGGGTGAGAAGGGAGATGCAG GTCTTGTTGGTCCTAAGGGTGACACTGGTGAAATTGGAGTGACTGGGCCTGAAGGTCCTCGAGGCTTTCCAGGAATCCCAGGCAGGAAAGGAGAACCTGGAGAAGGTGCTTATGTATACCGGTCAGCATTCAGTGTGGGACTGGAAACCAAGGACACTATCCCCAATGTTCCCATTCGTTTTACCAAGATCTTCTACAATCAGCAAAACCACTATGATGGCACCACTGGCAAATTCCACTGCAACATTCCTGGGCTGTACTACTTCTCCTACCATATCACTGTCTACATGAAGGATGTGAAGGTCAGCCTCTTCAAGAAGGACAAAGCTACGCTCTTCACCTATGACCAGTACCAGGACAAGAATGTGGACCAGGCCTCTGGCTCTGTGCTCCTTCATCTGGAGGTGGGCGATCAAGTCTGGCTTCAGGTGTATGGGGATGGAGAACATAATGGAGTCTATGCTGACAATGTTAATGACTCTACCTTCACAGGATTTCTTCTCTACCATGACACCAACTGA